The Hevea brasiliensis isolate MT/VB/25A 57/8 chromosome 1, ASM3005281v1, whole genome shotgun sequence genome has a window encoding:
- the LOC110643281 gene encoding sulfite exporter TauE/SafE family protein 3 isoform X4, translating into MAGIRSKRWCFILLGAILSSFLVVASICVPAETRLKQKGSSYKTGDVEFHHVMRALNFFYQKGRVGYKHVWPEMRFGWKIVLGSIIGFFGAACGSVGGVGGGGIFVPMLTLIIGFDAKSSTALSKCMITGAAAATVYYNLKLRHPTLELPIIDYDLALLFQPMLVLGISLGVALNVIFADWTITILLIILFIVTSSKAFFKGVETWKKETKLKKEATRHLEFVDTTEEVEDKTPPGGPISAVRAEPNQSKKEKVSIVENVYWKELGLLVAVWLIILSLQIGKNYSTTCSVKYWVLNILQIPVAVGVTAYEAVSLYKGRRKIASMGEASTNWRVRQLVLYCAIGVLAGIVGGMLGLGGGFILGPLFLEMGVPPQVSSATATFAMTFSASMSVIEYYLLKRFPVPYALYFFAVAIVAAFVGQHVVRKLISILGRASLIIFILAFTIFVSALLLGGVGIARMIKKIERKEYMGFENICSYGA; encoded by the exons ATGGCTGGGATCAGGTCGAAGAGGTGGTGTTTTATATTGCTGGGAGCGATTTTGAGTAGTTTTCTTGTTGTAGCTTCAATATGTGTTCCAGCAGAGACAAGATTGAAACAAAAAGGTTCAAGTTATAAGACTGGAGATGTTGAGTTCCACCATGTAATGCGAGCTTTGAATTTCTTTTACCAAAAAGGTCGAGTGGGTTATAAACATGTTTGGCCG GAAATGAGATTTGGCTGGAAAATTGTGCTTGGTAGCATAATTGGATTCTTTGGTGCAGCATGTGGCAGTGTGGGGGGTGTTGGTGGGGGTGGCATTTTTGTTCCTATGCTTACCCTGATCATTGGGTTTGATGCCAAATCATCAACAGCTCTATCAAAAT GTATGATCACAGGTGCAGCAGCTGCAACAGTTTACTACAATTTAAAGTTAAGGCATCCTACACTTGAGCTGCCTATCATTGACTATGACCTGGCACTTCTATTTCAACCAATGCTGGTTCTGGGAATTAGCTTGGGAGTTGCTCTCAACGTCATTTTTGCTGACTGGACAATCACAATTTTGCTAATCATTCTCTTCATAG TCACATCATCCAAGGCATTCTTCAAGGGTGTTGAAACATGGAAAAAAGAAACCAAATTGAAAAAG GAGGCTACTAGACACTTGGAATTTGTTG ACACAACTGAAGAGGTGGAGGACAAAACTCCTCCTGGAGGCCCAATCAGTGCTGTTCGAGCAGAACCCAATCAGTCAAAAAAAGAGAAG GTCTCTATTGTCGAGAATGTTTACTGGAAAGAACTTGGACTTCTTGTTGCTGTGTGGCTGATAATTCTTAGTTTGCAGATTGGCAAG AATTACTCGACAACCTGTTCGGTAAAATATTGGGTGTTAAATATATTGCAG ATCCCTGTAGCTGTTGGGGTAACTGCATACGAGGCAGTTAGCCTGTACAAAGGGCGGAGAAAGATTGCATCCATGGGAGAGGCGAGCACAAACTGGCGAGTTCGCCAACTTGTTCTCTATTGTGCCATTGGTGTGTTGGCTGGAATAGTTGGTGGGATGCTTGGACTCGGTGGAGGATTCATTTTAGGTCCTCTCTTTCTGGAGATGGGAGTCCCCCCTCAG GTGTCAAGTGCCACAGCCACATTTGCTATGACTTTCTCTGCTTCCATGTCTGTCATAGAGTATTACCTTCTAAAGCGTTTCCCAGTTCCTTATG CTCTCTACTTCTTTGCTGTGGCTATTGTTGCTGCCTTTGTAGGGCAGCATGTGGTAAGAAAGTTGATTAGTATATTAGGGAGAGCATCCCTAATAATCTTCATTCTGGCCTTCACGATCTTTGTGAGTGCTCTATTACTAG GTGGGGTTGGCATAGCACGCATGATCAAAAAGATTGAGAGGAAGGAGTACATGGGGTTTGAAAACATTTGCTCATATGGAGCTTAG
- the LOC110643281 gene encoding sulfite exporter TauE/SafE family protein 3 isoform X3: MAGIRSKRWCFILLGAILSSFLLVASICVPAETRLKQKGSSYKTEDVEFHHVMRALNFFYQKGRVGYKHVWPEMRFGWKIVLGSIIGFFGAACGSVGGVGGGGIFVPMLTLIIGFDAKSSTALSKCMITGAAAATVYYNLKLRHPTLELPIIDYDLALLFQPMLVLGISLGVALNVIFADWTITILLIILFIVTSSKAFFKGVETWKKETKLKKEATRHLEFVEDTTEEVEDKTPPGGPISAVRAEPNQSKKEKVSIVENVYWKELGLLVAVWLIILSLQIGKNYSTTCSVKYWVLNILQIPVAVGVTAYEAVSLYKGRRKIASMGEASTNWRVRQLVLYCAIGVLAGIVGGMLGLGGGFILGPLFLEMGVPPQVSSATATFAMTFSASMSVIEYYLLKRFPVPYALYFFAVAIVAAFVGQHVVRKLISILGRASLIIFILAFTIFVSALLLGGVGIARMIKKIERKEYMGFENICSYGA, translated from the exons ATGGCTGGGATCAGGTCGAAGAGGTGGTGTTTTATATTGCTGGGAGCGATTTTGAGTAGTTTTCTTCTTGTAGCTTCAATATGTGTTCCAGCAGAGACAAGATTGAAACAAAAAGGTTCAAGTTATAAGACTGAAGATGTTGAGTTCCACCATGTAATGCGAGCTTTGAATTTCTTTTACCAAAAGG GTCGAGTGGGTTATAAACATGTTTGGCCG GAAATGAGATTTGGCTGGAAAATTGTGCTTGGTAGCATAATTGGATTCTTTGGTGCAGCATGTGGCAGTGTGGGGGGTGTTGGTGGGGGTGGCATTTTTGTTCCTATGCTTACCCTGATCATTGGGTTTGATGCCAAATCATCAACAGCTCTATCAAAAT GTATGATCACAGGTGCAGCAGCTGCAACAGTTTACTACAATTTAAAGTTAAGGCATCCTACACTTGAGCTGCCTATCATTGACTATGACCTGGCACTTCTATTTCAACCAATGCTGGTTCTGGGAATTAGCTTGGGAGTTGCTCTCAACGTCATTTTTGCTGACTGGACAATCACAATTTTGCTAATCATTCTCTTCATAG TCACATCATCCAAGGCATTCTTCAAGGGTGTTGAAACATGGAAAAAAGAAACCAAATTGAAAAAG GAGGCTACTAGACACTTGGAATTTGTTG AAGACACAACTGAAGAGGTGGAGGACAAAACTCCTCCTGGAGGCCCAATCAGTGCTGTTCGAGCAGAACCCAATCAGTCAAAAAAAGAGAAG GTCTCTATTGTCGAGAATGTTTACTGGAAAGAACTTGGACTTCTTGTTGCTGTGTGGCTGATAATTCTTAGTTTGCAGATTGGCAAG AATTACTCGACAACCTGTTCGGTAAAATATTGGGTGTTAAATATATTGCAG ATCCCTGTAGCTGTTGGGGTAACTGCATACGAGGCAGTTAGCCTGTACAAAGGGCGGAGAAAGATTGCATCCATGGGAGAGGCGAGCACAAACTGGCGAGTTCGCCAACTTGTTCTCTATTGTGCCATTGGTGTGTTGGCTGGAATAGTTGGTGGGATGCTTGGACTCGGTGGAGGATTCATTTTAGGTCCTCTCTTTCTGGAGATGGGAGTCCCCCCTCAG GTGTCAAGTGCCACAGCCACATTTGCTATGACTTTCTCTGCTTCCATGTCTGTCATAGAGTATTACCTTCTAAAGCGTTTCCCAGTTCCTTATG CTCTCTACTTCTTTGCTGTGGCTATTGTTGCTGCCTTTGTAGGGCAGCATGTGGTAAGAAAGTTGATTAGTATATTAGGGAGAGCATCCCTAATAATCTTCATTCTGGCCTTCACGATCTTTGTGAGTGCTCTATTACTAG GTGGGGTTGGCATAGCACGCATGATCAAAAAGATTGAGAGGAAGGAGTACATGGGGTTTGAAAACATTTGCTCATATGGAGCTTAG
- the LOC110643281 gene encoding sulfite exporter TauE/SafE family protein 3 isoform X5 gives MAGIRSKRWCFILLGAILSSFLVVASICVPAETRLKQKGSSYKTGDVEFHHVMRALNFFYQKGRVGYKHVWPEMRFGWKIVLGSIIGFFGAACGSVGGVGGGGIFVPMLTLIIGFDAKSSTALSKCMITGAAAATVYYNLKLRHPTLELPIIDYDLALLFQPMLVLGISLGVALNVIFADWTITILLIILFIVTSSKAFFKGVETWKKETKLKKEATRHLEFVEDTTEEVEDKTPPGGPISAVRAEPNQSKKEKVSIVENVYWKELGLLVAVWLIILSLQIGKNYSTTCSVKYWVLNILQIPVAVGVTAYEAVSLYKGRRKIASMGEASTNWRVRQLVLYCAIGVLAGIVGGMLGLGGGFILGPLFLEMGVPPQVSSATATFAMTFSASMSVIEYYLLKRFPVPYGQHVVRKLISILGRASLIIFILAFTIFVSALLLGGVGIARMIKKIERKEYMGFENICSYGA, from the exons ATGGCTGGGATCAGGTCGAAGAGGTGGTGTTTTATATTGCTGGGAGCGATTTTGAGTAGTTTTCTTGTTGTAGCTTCAATATGTGTTCCAGCAGAGACAAGATTGAAACAAAAAGGTTCAAGTTATAAGACTGGAGATGTTGAGTTCCACCATGTAATGCGAGCTTTGAATTTCTTTTACCAAAAAGGTCGAGTGGGTTATAAACATGTTTGGCCG GAAATGAGATTTGGCTGGAAAATTGTGCTTGGTAGCATAATTGGATTCTTTGGTGCAGCATGTGGCAGTGTGGGGGGTGTTGGTGGGGGTGGCATTTTTGTTCCTATGCTTACCCTGATCATTGGGTTTGATGCCAAATCATCAACAGCTCTATCAAAAT GTATGATCACAGGTGCAGCAGCTGCAACAGTTTACTACAATTTAAAGTTAAGGCATCCTACACTTGAGCTGCCTATCATTGACTATGACCTGGCACTTCTATTTCAACCAATGCTGGTTCTGGGAATTAGCTTGGGAGTTGCTCTCAACGTCATTTTTGCTGACTGGACAATCACAATTTTGCTAATCATTCTCTTCATAG TCACATCATCCAAGGCATTCTTCAAGGGTGTTGAAACATGGAAAAAAGAAACCAAATTGAAAAAG GAGGCTACTAGACACTTGGAATTTGTTG AAGACACAACTGAAGAGGTGGAGGACAAAACTCCTCCTGGAGGCCCAATCAGTGCTGTTCGAGCAGAACCCAATCAGTCAAAAAAAGAGAAG GTCTCTATTGTCGAGAATGTTTACTGGAAAGAACTTGGACTTCTTGTTGCTGTGTGGCTGATAATTCTTAGTTTGCAGATTGGCAAG AATTACTCGACAACCTGTTCGGTAAAATATTGGGTGTTAAATATATTGCAG ATCCCTGTAGCTGTTGGGGTAACTGCATACGAGGCAGTTAGCCTGTACAAAGGGCGGAGAAAGATTGCATCCATGGGAGAGGCGAGCACAAACTGGCGAGTTCGCCAACTTGTTCTCTATTGTGCCATTGGTGTGTTGGCTGGAATAGTTGGTGGGATGCTTGGACTCGGTGGAGGATTCATTTTAGGTCCTCTCTTTCTGGAGATGGGAGTCCCCCCTCAG GTGTCAAGTGCCACAGCCACATTTGCTATGACTTTCTCTGCTTCCATGTCTGTCATAGAGTATTACCTTCTAAAGCGTTTCCCAGTTCCTTATG GGCAGCATGTGGTAAGAAAGTTGATTAGTATATTAGGGAGAGCATCCCTAATAATCTTCATTCTGGCCTTCACGATCTTTGTGAGTGCTCTATTACTAG GTGGGGTTGGCATAGCACGCATGATCAAAAAGATTGAGAGGAAGGAGTACATGGGGTTTGAAAACATTTGCTCATATGGAGCTTAG
- the LOC110643281 gene encoding sulfite exporter TauE/SafE family protein 3 isoform X6 — MAGIRSKRWCFILLGAILSSFLVVASICVPAETRLKQKGSSYKTGDVEFHHVMRALNFFYQKGRVGYKHVWPEMRFGWKIVLGSIIGFFGAACGSVGGVGGGGIFVPMLTLIIGFDAKSSTALSKCMITGAAAATVYYNLKLRHPTLELPIIDYDLALLFQPMLVLGISLGVALNVIFADWTITILLIILFIVTSSKAFFKGVETWKKETKLKKEATRHLEFVEDTTEEVEDKTPPGGPISAVRAEPNQSKKEKVSIVENVYWKELGLLVAVWLIILSLQIGKIPVAVGVTAYEAVSLYKGRRKIASMGEASTNWRVRQLVLYCAIGVLAGIVGGMLGLGGGFILGPLFLEMGVPPQVSSATATFAMTFSASMSVIEYYLLKRFPVPYALYFFAVAIVAAFVGQHVVRKLISILGRASLIIFILAFTIFVSALLLGGVGIARMIKKIERKEYMGFENICSYGA, encoded by the exons ATGGCTGGGATCAGGTCGAAGAGGTGGTGTTTTATATTGCTGGGAGCGATTTTGAGTAGTTTTCTTGTTGTAGCTTCAATATGTGTTCCAGCAGAGACAAGATTGAAACAAAAAGGTTCAAGTTATAAGACTGGAGATGTTGAGTTCCACCATGTAATGCGAGCTTTGAATTTCTTTTACCAAAAAGGTCGAGTGGGTTATAAACATGTTTGGCCG GAAATGAGATTTGGCTGGAAAATTGTGCTTGGTAGCATAATTGGATTCTTTGGTGCAGCATGTGGCAGTGTGGGGGGTGTTGGTGGGGGTGGCATTTTTGTTCCTATGCTTACCCTGATCATTGGGTTTGATGCCAAATCATCAACAGCTCTATCAAAAT GTATGATCACAGGTGCAGCAGCTGCAACAGTTTACTACAATTTAAAGTTAAGGCATCCTACACTTGAGCTGCCTATCATTGACTATGACCTGGCACTTCTATTTCAACCAATGCTGGTTCTGGGAATTAGCTTGGGAGTTGCTCTCAACGTCATTTTTGCTGACTGGACAATCACAATTTTGCTAATCATTCTCTTCATAG TCACATCATCCAAGGCATTCTTCAAGGGTGTTGAAACATGGAAAAAAGAAACCAAATTGAAAAAG GAGGCTACTAGACACTTGGAATTTGTTG AAGACACAACTGAAGAGGTGGAGGACAAAACTCCTCCTGGAGGCCCAATCAGTGCTGTTCGAGCAGAACCCAATCAGTCAAAAAAAGAGAAG GTCTCTATTGTCGAGAATGTTTACTGGAAAGAACTTGGACTTCTTGTTGCTGTGTGGCTGATAATTCTTAGTTTGCAGATTGGCAAG ATCCCTGTAGCTGTTGGGGTAACTGCATACGAGGCAGTTAGCCTGTACAAAGGGCGGAGAAAGATTGCATCCATGGGAGAGGCGAGCACAAACTGGCGAGTTCGCCAACTTGTTCTCTATTGTGCCATTGGTGTGTTGGCTGGAATAGTTGGTGGGATGCTTGGACTCGGTGGAGGATTCATTTTAGGTCCTCTCTTTCTGGAGATGGGAGTCCCCCCTCAG GTGTCAAGTGCCACAGCCACATTTGCTATGACTTTCTCTGCTTCCATGTCTGTCATAGAGTATTACCTTCTAAAGCGTTTCCCAGTTCCTTATG CTCTCTACTTCTTTGCTGTGGCTATTGTTGCTGCCTTTGTAGGGCAGCATGTGGTAAGAAAGTTGATTAGTATATTAGGGAGAGCATCCCTAATAATCTTCATTCTGGCCTTCACGATCTTTGTGAGTGCTCTATTACTAG GTGGGGTTGGCATAGCACGCATGATCAAAAAGATTGAGAGGAAGGAGTACATGGGGTTTGAAAACATTTGCTCATATGGAGCTTAG
- the LOC110643281 gene encoding sulfite exporter TauE/SafE family protein 3 isoform X7: MAVLLVEMVMRNRRRKKEMRFGWKIVLGSIIGFFGAACGSVGGVGGGGIFVPMLTLIIGFDAKSSTALSKCMITGAAAATVYYNLKLRHPTLELPIIDYDLALLFQPMLVLGISLGVALNVIFADWTITILLIILFIVTSSKAFFKGVETWKKETKLKKEATRHLEFVEDTTEEVEDKTPPGGPISAVRAEPNQSKKEKVSIVENVYWKELGLLVAVWLIILSLQIGKNYSTTCSVKYWVLNILQIPVAVGVTAYEAVSLYKGRRKIASMGEASTNWRVRQLVLYCAIGVLAGIVGGMLGLGGGFILGPLFLEMGVPPQVSSATATFAMTFSASMSVIEYYLLKRFPVPYALYFFAVAIVAAFVGQHVVRKLISILGRASLIIFILAFTIFVSALLLGGVGIARMIKKIERKEYMGFENICSYGA; encoded by the exons GAAATGAGATTTGGCTGGAAAATTGTGCTTGGTAGCATAATTGGATTCTTTGGTGCAGCATGTGGCAGTGTGGGGGGTGTTGGTGGGGGTGGCATTTTTGTTCCTATGCTTACCCTGATCATTGGGTTTGATGCCAAATCATCAACAGCTCTATCAAAAT GTATGATCACAGGTGCAGCAGCTGCAACAGTTTACTACAATTTAAAGTTAAGGCATCCTACACTTGAGCTGCCTATCATTGACTATGACCTGGCACTTCTATTTCAACCAATGCTGGTTCTGGGAATTAGCTTGGGAGTTGCTCTCAACGTCATTTTTGCTGACTGGACAATCACAATTTTGCTAATCATTCTCTTCATAG TCACATCATCCAAGGCATTCTTCAAGGGTGTTGAAACATGGAAAAAAGAAACCAAATTGAAAAAG GAGGCTACTAGACACTTGGAATTTGTTG AAGACACAACTGAAGAGGTGGAGGACAAAACTCCTCCTGGAGGCCCAATCAGTGCTGTTCGAGCAGAACCCAATCAGTCAAAAAAAGAGAAG GTCTCTATTGTCGAGAATGTTTACTGGAAAGAACTTGGACTTCTTGTTGCTGTGTGGCTGATAATTCTTAGTTTGCAGATTGGCAAG AATTACTCGACAACCTGTTCGGTAAAATATTGGGTGTTAAATATATTGCAG ATCCCTGTAGCTGTTGGGGTAACTGCATACGAGGCAGTTAGCCTGTACAAAGGGCGGAGAAAGATTGCATCCATGGGAGAGGCGAGCACAAACTGGCGAGTTCGCCAACTTGTTCTCTATTGTGCCATTGGTGTGTTGGCTGGAATAGTTGGTGGGATGCTTGGACTCGGTGGAGGATTCATTTTAGGTCCTCTCTTTCTGGAGATGGGAGTCCCCCCTCAG GTGTCAAGTGCCACAGCCACATTTGCTATGACTTTCTCTGCTTCCATGTCTGTCATAGAGTATTACCTTCTAAAGCGTTTCCCAGTTCCTTATG CTCTCTACTTCTTTGCTGTGGCTATTGTTGCTGCCTTTGTAGGGCAGCATGTGGTAAGAAAGTTGATTAGTATATTAGGGAGAGCATCCCTAATAATCTTCATTCTGGCCTTCACGATCTTTGTGAGTGCTCTATTACTAG GTGGGGTTGGCATAGCACGCATGATCAAAAAGATTGAGAGGAAGGAGTACATGGGGTTTGAAAACATTTGCTCATATGGAGCTTAG
- the LOC110643281 gene encoding sulfite exporter TauE/SafE family protein 3 isoform X1, producing MAGIRSKRWCFILLGAILSSFLVVASICVPAETRLKQKGSSYKTGDVEFHHVMRALNFFYQKGRVGYKHVWPEMRFGWKIVLGSIIGFFGAACGSVGGVGGGGIFVPMLTLIIGFDAKSSTALSKCMITGAAAATVYYNLKLRHPTLELPIIDYDLALLFQPMLVLGISLGVALNVIFADWTITILLIILFIVTSSKAFFKGVETWKKETKLKKEATRHLEFVEDTTEEVEDKTPPGGPISAVRAEPNQSKKEKVSIVENVYWKELGLLVAVWLIILSLQIGKNYSTTCSVKYWVLNILQIPVAVGVTAYEAVSLYKGRRKIASMGEASTNWRVRQLVLYCAIGVLAGIVGGMLGLGGGFILGPLFLEMGVPPQVSSATATFAMTFSASMSVIEYYLLKRFPVPYALYFFAVAIVAAFVGQHVVRKLISILGRASLIIFILAFTIFVSALLLGGVGIARMIKKIERKEYMGFENICSYGA from the exons ATGGCTGGGATCAGGTCGAAGAGGTGGTGTTTTATATTGCTGGGAGCGATTTTGAGTAGTTTTCTTGTTGTAGCTTCAATATGTGTTCCAGCAGAGACAAGATTGAAACAAAAAGGTTCAAGTTATAAGACTGGAGATGTTGAGTTCCACCATGTAATGCGAGCTTTGAATTTCTTTTACCAAAAAGGTCGAGTGGGTTATAAACATGTTTGGCCG GAAATGAGATTTGGCTGGAAAATTGTGCTTGGTAGCATAATTGGATTCTTTGGTGCAGCATGTGGCAGTGTGGGGGGTGTTGGTGGGGGTGGCATTTTTGTTCCTATGCTTACCCTGATCATTGGGTTTGATGCCAAATCATCAACAGCTCTATCAAAAT GTATGATCACAGGTGCAGCAGCTGCAACAGTTTACTACAATTTAAAGTTAAGGCATCCTACACTTGAGCTGCCTATCATTGACTATGACCTGGCACTTCTATTTCAACCAATGCTGGTTCTGGGAATTAGCTTGGGAGTTGCTCTCAACGTCATTTTTGCTGACTGGACAATCACAATTTTGCTAATCATTCTCTTCATAG TCACATCATCCAAGGCATTCTTCAAGGGTGTTGAAACATGGAAAAAAGAAACCAAATTGAAAAAG GAGGCTACTAGACACTTGGAATTTGTTG AAGACACAACTGAAGAGGTGGAGGACAAAACTCCTCCTGGAGGCCCAATCAGTGCTGTTCGAGCAGAACCCAATCAGTCAAAAAAAGAGAAG GTCTCTATTGTCGAGAATGTTTACTGGAAAGAACTTGGACTTCTTGTTGCTGTGTGGCTGATAATTCTTAGTTTGCAGATTGGCAAG AATTACTCGACAACCTGTTCGGTAAAATATTGGGTGTTAAATATATTGCAG ATCCCTGTAGCTGTTGGGGTAACTGCATACGAGGCAGTTAGCCTGTACAAAGGGCGGAGAAAGATTGCATCCATGGGAGAGGCGAGCACAAACTGGCGAGTTCGCCAACTTGTTCTCTATTGTGCCATTGGTGTGTTGGCTGGAATAGTTGGTGGGATGCTTGGACTCGGTGGAGGATTCATTTTAGGTCCTCTCTTTCTGGAGATGGGAGTCCCCCCTCAG GTGTCAAGTGCCACAGCCACATTTGCTATGACTTTCTCTGCTTCCATGTCTGTCATAGAGTATTACCTTCTAAAGCGTTTCCCAGTTCCTTATG CTCTCTACTTCTTTGCTGTGGCTATTGTTGCTGCCTTTGTAGGGCAGCATGTGGTAAGAAAGTTGATTAGTATATTAGGGAGAGCATCCCTAATAATCTTCATTCTGGCCTTCACGATCTTTGTGAGTGCTCTATTACTAG GTGGGGTTGGCATAGCACGCATGATCAAAAAGATTGAGAGGAAGGAGTACATGGGGTTTGAAAACATTTGCTCATATGGAGCTTAG
- the LOC110643281 gene encoding sulfite exporter TauE/SafE family protein 3 isoform X2: MAGIRSKRWCFILLGAILSSFLLVASICVPAETRLKQKGSSYKTEDVEFHHVMRALNFFYQKGRVGYKHIWPEMRFGWKIVLGSIIGFFGAACGSVGGVGGGGIFVPMLTLIIGFDAKSSTALSKCMITGAAAATVYYNLKLRHPTLELPIIDYDLALLFQPMLVLGISLGVALNVIFADWTITILLIILFIVTSSKAFFKGVETWKKETKLKKEATRHLEFVEDTTEEVEDKTPPGGPISAVRAEPNQSKKEKVSIVENVYWKELGLLVAVWLIILSLQIGKNYSTTCSVKYWVLNILQIPVAVGVTAYEAVSLYKGRRKIASMGEASTNWRVRQLVLYCAIGVLAGIVGGMLGLGGGFILGPLFLEMGVPPQVSSATATFAMTFSASMSVIEYYLLKRFPVPYALYFFAVAIVAAFVGQHVVRKLISILGRASLIIFILAFTIFVSALLLGGVGIARMIKKIERKEYMGFENICSYGA, encoded by the exons ATGGCTGGGATCAGGTCGAAGAGGTGGTGTTTTATATTGCTGGGAGCGATTTTGAGTAGTTTTCTTCTTGTAGCTTCAATATGTGTTCCAGCAGAGACAAGATTGAAACAAAAAGGTTCAAGTTATAAGACTGAAGATGTTGAGTTCCACCATGTAATGCGAGCTTTGAATTTCTTTTACCAAAAGGGTCGAGTGGGTTATAAACATATTTGGCCG GAAATGAGATTTGGCTGGAAAATTGTGCTTGGTAGCATAATTGGATTCTTTGGTGCAGCATGTGGCAGTGTGGGGGGTGTTGGTGGGGGTGGCATTTTTGTTCCTATGCTTACCCTGATCATTGGGTTTGATGCCAAATCATCAACAGCTCTATCAAAAT GTATGATCACAGGTGCAGCAGCTGCAACAGTTTACTACAATTTAAAGTTAAGGCATCCTACACTTGAGCTGCCTATCATTGACTATGACCTGGCACTTCTATTTCAACCAATGCTGGTTCTGGGAATTAGCTTGGGAGTTGCTCTCAACGTCATTTTTGCTGACTGGACAATCACAATTTTGCTAATCATTCTCTTCATAG TCACATCATCCAAGGCATTCTTCAAGGGTGTTGAAACATGGAAAAAAGAAACCAAATTGAAAAAG GAGGCTACTAGACACTTGGAATTTGTTG AAGACACAACTGAAGAGGTGGAGGACAAAACTCCTCCTGGAGGCCCAATCAGTGCTGTTCGAGCAGAACCCAATCAGTCAAAAAAAGAGAAG GTCTCTATTGTCGAGAATGTTTACTGGAAAGAACTTGGACTTCTTGTTGCTGTGTGGCTGATAATTCTTAGTTTGCAGATTGGCAAG AATTACTCGACAACCTGTTCGGTAAAATATTGGGTGTTAAATATATTGCAG ATCCCTGTAGCTGTTGGGGTAACTGCATACGAGGCAGTTAGCCTGTACAAAGGGCGGAGAAAGATTGCATCCATGGGAGAGGCGAGCACAAACTGGCGAGTTCGCCAACTTGTTCTCTATTGTGCCATTGGTGTGTTGGCTGGAATAGTTGGTGGGATGCTTGGACTCGGTGGAGGATTCATTTTAGGTCCTCTCTTTCTGGAGATGGGAGTCCCCCCTCAG GTGTCAAGTGCCACAGCCACATTTGCTATGACTTTCTCTGCTTCCATGTCTGTCATAGAGTATTACCTTCTAAAGCGTTTCCCAGTTCCTTATG CTCTCTACTTCTTTGCTGTGGCTATTGTTGCTGCCTTTGTAGGGCAGCATGTGGTAAGAAAGTTGATTAGTATATTAGGGAGAGCATCCCTAATAATCTTCATTCTGGCCTTCACGATCTTTGTGAGTGCTCTATTACTAG GTGGGGTTGGCATAGCACGCATGATCAAAAAGATTGAGAGGAAGGAGTACATGGGGTTTGAAAACATTTGCTCATATGGAGCTTAG